The genomic DNA GGTGGCCATGGTTTTCCTTCGCGAGGTGTCATGTCGTCGCTGTACGGAATTCCGAAGTAAGAATCGAAACCCTGACGAGTCGGCAGCAGTTCAGGTTGATCACCCAAGTGCCATTTTCCGATGATCGTTGTCGTGTATCCGGCCGATTTCAAGACTTCGGCCATCGTTACTTCTTGTGGATGCAATCCTTTCGGCGAGACCGGTTGGAGAACCAAACCACCGCTGTCTGATTTTTGCATGTTCACACGTCGCGGATAACAGCCGGACATCACACTCGCACGTGATGGGGTGCAAACTCCACTGGAGACGTAAAAACCGGTCAGTTTGAGACCTTCCTCAGCCATCTTGTCGAGATGTGGAGTTCGATGGAGTTGAGAGCCGTAGCAGCCGACATCTCCGTACCCCAAGTTATCGCACAGGATGAAAATGATATTCGGCTTTTCGGCCTGAGCGGAATTGGCGAGAGAAAGAGTGCTCGTGCATAGAAGCATCAGCAGTAGAAGCGGCGTTGGAAATCTCATAGATACCCTTTCGGATTGGTGTTCGTGTTTTGCCTCGTGCATCAGTTGTTGGTCCGAGGTCACAAGAGGTCCTTGTTTACTCTCCGGTTGGAAGCTCAATATGTGCGAAACCCGGATCGTTCACAGGCATCACTTTGAGGGCAGTTTTTCGGACGGACTGGTCGATGGCGATTGTCAATTGATGTTGACCTTTCTCGACTTCTGCTGTGATGAGTTCAGAGGAATCGATTGGTTTTTCGTCAATCCAGATTTGGAGACCATTTCCAGAATTTAATTTGAATCCGATCTTGCCCGATTCAGAATTAAACTCTGTACGCACGAAACTCATCCCTCGATTTCCGGCAGCCGAACGGTTGCGAATTCGTAGCTCCGGAAGTTCTGAGACAGCGAGTTCTCCGTTGACGTGGCTGTAGACCCGGCTCCATTGGAAGTCTGGGTTATCGGTTGCGGCAGCGGCGTAGCTGATTCGACGGAACTGAAACGCAGCTTGCTGAGTCGCTTGAATCGTTTCCCAGTGCCTGACAATTTGCTGTGTGCTAATGGTAAACTCAGGGACGCGACCCAAGGCGTACAGAAAGGCTGATAAGTCGATCAACTCCTGATGAGTAATGTTCGATGTCAGGCCGGCCGGCATCAGCGATGCTCCTTGCTTTTGCTGTTCAATCGAATCTTTGAGAATCATCAGTTCTTTTCCGTCGGCATCTTTCAGGAAGAGCTGAGTGCCCGTTTCACGAGCTTTGATTCCTGAATAAATCTTTCCTTCATCGGTCGCGACGACAACAGTATGGAAGCCCTCTTTCACTTTGGCATTCGGATCGAGGATCGATTCGATGATGTAATCTGGCTGGGCTGTTGCCCCCAGACTCAGGAGGTTCGAACCGATTGTTCCACCAGCGGGACCAACTGCATGACACTTCAAACAGTTGAGGTTCTGTCGGCGGAATATTTGTTCACCGCGAGCAGCGTTTCCATTTGCTAGAACGTCTTCTACGAGCGTCTGCATTTGTGCAGGAGAGAGTTTCACAGGATCTTGATTCAGTCCGCCAGCGGTTTGCAGGAGTTTTGCCAGTGCGGAATCCTGTTGGCCGGACGAACTCAGAATTCGCGCACCAACAACAGCTACGTCTTTCGGAATTGTCTTCCCTGCAAGAGCTTTGGCGACGTGGTCTGCGGCGCCCTTCCGTTGCAGGATGGACTGGAAGAGCGGTTGAGAATCAGGAGCTGATGCCGATTGGAAAAAGAGAATCGACAGGTTCGCGGCCTGCTGAGGTCGGAGTCGAAGAAGTTCTTCAATTGCAACACGTCGCAAAATTGGAGCCGATTTGCTCTTGGCTAAGTTTATCAGTTCCGTCGCTGCAGGTTGATCAGAAAAGGCTCCGAGCGCGCGAATCGCACTCGAACGATCCTGCAGCGAAATCTTCTCATCTTGAGTCGCTGAAAGAACGACGTCTCGCAACGGCTGATGCTTCCAGGCTCCGATGCACATGACGACTGCAGCCCGGATTGAGGGACTGTTCGCGTCGGCCAACTTTTTGATTTGATTGAGATCACGAGGCGGGATGATCTTTCGATTCACCGCTGCCGGATAAAGCGTATGAAGGAGTGCGTGCCTGAATTCATCAGAGATATTATCGCTGAGCGATAAATCGAAAATTGCTCCCAGATGTTCAGGAGTCCCGATGTCAGCGATGACGCGAAGTGCATCAAGCCGGGCGGAGCCATCGAGCGTTCCCTGCTGAATCTTCTGAACCAGTGTTGCTGTTCCGGCAGCTGATCCGGATGATCGCAACAGAAACGGAAGTGCCTGCGGGGGAGATTCCACATTCAGCGACCCGTCCAGCAAGGCAGGTGTCCAAATCGGTTCGAGGTCACGACATGTCAGCCAGAGTGCGTAGTCGATGTTTTCGTCAACATCTTGTTCCAGAGCCTGCAGGGCGATACTGACAGCTTCAGGTTGTTTCACTTCTGCGAGAGCACGGATCGCTTCGAGTCGAACTTGCGGGTGCGTGTCTGCGATCCGTTGTGCCAGAATCTCCAGCGGAGAATCAACTTTCTGTATGAGCTGCCCAACGACGCGTGTTGCTGCCGCGCGGACATGATGGTCTTTGCTGTTTAAACACTTTCCGAGCAGAGCCGGTTCGATTTTCCCGAACGATTGATGAATCCACAACGCTTCAAGATTGAGTTGGTCGTTGGAATGTTTGTTGGCCCAGGCGAGGACTTCGGGCAACACTTTCTCGCCCTGTTCTTTCAGTACGACTTTGGCTTGAGATCGTGAGTAACGATTTGGTGAGTCGACATGGCTGAGCAATTCGTCCGTTGAGAGTTTCGTGAAGTCGACCGGTTTGAGAGTTGGCTTTCCTGTGTATGTGACGCGCCAGATCCGACCATGTGTGTGATCGCGACGAGGGTCACGGAAGTCGACTTCGCCATGCTGGATGATGGGGTTGTACCAGTCGGCAATATAGATCGCACCATCGGGGCCTTGTTTGACATCAATCGGCCGAAAGGCAACGTGGTCCGACTTAATCACTTCCTGCTGCTCTTGTGAGCGGTAGCCGGAAGCGTCTTCCGTCAAGACGAATCGGCAGACACGGTGTCCACGGAAATCGTTGGTGATCATGCTGCCTTGCCAATCATCTGGCAGGTGCTCGCTTTCTACAATTTCCAACCCGCAGTGCTTCGGGCTCCCAGGATTAAGACCATGCAAGATCCGCTGAGCGCCGTAGGCTGTCATGTACGAGGCGCCAGGAACCATGTAGTTGATTCCTTCTCCACCGGCTCCGTCGGTTCCGAAGGTTTGACCGTAGCGGTCGAAGTCGGTCCCCCACTGATTCACGAGTCCGCGAGCGAAGACACTTAGCTCAAGCGTTTCGGGTCGAAATCTCCACATTCCGCCGGCGTTGAGTCGGTGGATTCCCCAAGGGGTTTCGATGTGACTGTGGATGTAGATCGACTGATTGAAATAGAGGTGGCTGTCCGGTCCATATCGGAGAGTGTGAATAATGTGGTGAGTATCTTCAGTTCCGAATCCGGAGAGAACGATCTCTTTTTGATCAGCTTTGCCATCTCCATTGGTATCTTTGAAGTGCAGCAGTTCGGTGCTGGCGCCAACGTAGACACCGTCATTCCCGTAGGCGACTGCAGTCGGAATGAGAAGTCCCTCAGCGAAGACTTCTGTCTTGTCGCTGACTCCATCACCATCGAGATCCTGCAGGTACAGGATTTTGTCTTTCGGTTTTGCTCCCGGTTCGATGTGAGGATAGGTTTCTGAACTGGCAATCCAGAGTCGCCCCTGTGGGTCGAAGTTCATTTGGATCGGCTTGGCAATTTGCGGATCGGCAGCAAACAGGTTGACTTCGAAGCCTTCGGGCAGAATGAAGGTTTTGCGTTCGAGCTCTGGGTCCGTTGGAGGGATGACTTTCAAATCACGTTGCGCGTACAGTCCTCCTCCCAGCAAGTGGATCAGACAAATCATGAACACAATACGGCAAGCATTTTCCATGCTTGCCGTGCCCGTGAAGTTCACCTTTATGACTTCGAAAACTGCTCGCCACGAGGCAGGACGTAAAGACCAGTATTTGATTTGCTCTCGATCTCTTCTCATTGATGAACCTGTATGACGGACGATTTCAGTATCGATGTTTTTATCGTTGACTATAAATTAAGTAGTGAATTTTCGAGGCGACCAATGAAGTTTCTCACCGCGAAACCTGTGATTGAAAGTGACTTCAATCTTAGTTCGATCCTGGAGAGGGCAGTTTCAAGCTTTCGAATCAGTTGTTCAAGTGAAGCCACTCCGAATGCCGGGGTGGGCGATGTCAGCGGTTCGTTAAGGTTTCATCGAGATTGAGCAACACGTTTGATAAAACTGTCCAGCTGGCCTGGATTTCAACTGGTGTTTTCTCGGTTTCGCGACTTCCGATCACTTTGAGTTTCTGAGCTGACTCAATTTCGTTG from Thalassoglobus polymorphus includes the following:
- a CDS encoding PVC-type heme-binding CxxCH protein — its product is MRRDREQIKYWSLRPASWRAVFEVIKVNFTGTASMENACRIVFMICLIHLLGGGLYAQRDLKVIPPTDPELERKTFILPEGFEVNLFAADPQIAKPIQMNFDPQGRLWIASSETYPHIEPGAKPKDKILYLQDLDGDGVSDKTEVFAEGLLIPTAVAYGNDGVYVGASTELLHFKDTNGDGKADQKEIVLSGFGTEDTHHIIHTLRYGPDSHLYFNQSIYIHSHIETPWGIHRLNAGGMWRFRPETLELSVFARGLVNQWGTDFDRYGQTFGTDGAGGEGINYMVPGASYMTAYGAQRILHGLNPGSPKHCGLEIVESEHLPDDWQGSMITNDFRGHRVCRFVLTEDASGYRSQEQQEVIKSDHVAFRPIDVKQGPDGAIYIADWYNPIIQHGEVDFRDPRRDHTHGRIWRVTYTGKPTLKPVDFTKLSTDELLSHVDSPNRYSRSQAKVVLKEQGEKVLPEVLAWANKHSNDQLNLEALWIHQSFGKIEPALLGKCLNSKDHHVRAAATRVVGQLIQKVDSPLEILAQRIADTHPQVRLEAIRALAEVKQPEAVSIALQALEQDVDENIDYALWLTCRDLEPIWTPALLDGSLNVESPPQALPFLLRSSGSAAGTATLVQKIQQGTLDGSARLDALRVIADIGTPEHLGAIFDLSLSDNISDEFRHALLHTLYPAAVNRKIIPPRDLNQIKKLADANSPSIRAAVVMCIGAWKHQPLRDVVLSATQDEKISLQDRSSAIRALGAFSDQPAATELINLAKSKSAPILRRVAIEELLRLRPQQAANLSILFFQSASAPDSQPLFQSILQRKGAADHVAKALAGKTIPKDVAVVGARILSSSGQQDSALAKLLQTAGGLNQDPVKLSPAQMQTLVEDVLANGNAARGEQIFRRQNLNCLKCHAVGPAGGTIGSNLLSLGATAQPDYIIESILDPNAKVKEGFHTVVVATDEGKIYSGIKARETGTQLFLKDADGKELMILKDSIEQQKQGASLMPAGLTSNITHQELIDLSAFLYALGRVPEFTISTQQIVRHWETIQATQQAAFQFRRISYAAAATDNPDFQWSRVYSHVNGELAVSELPELRIRNRSAAGNRGMSFVRTEFNSESGKIGFKLNSGNGLQIWIDEKPIDSSELITAEVEKGQHQLTIAIDQSVRKTALKVMPVNDPGFAHIELPTGE